CTTTGACGCCAGACTCGAATTCCAGTTCGCCGAACTTGGCGCCTCCGACCTCGGCCTTGACACCCTGGTTGTAGAAGAAGACATCCGCCTCCACCATCTCAAAGAGGTTGGTCTCATAGCCGTCCGGGACGGCTACCTTCTTGCCTGAAATTTCCTGCTCTTCCATGTGGACTTTGCGCCCGACCACTAGCTCGTGCTCAGCTTTGCCCTCGTTGTGGATGTGGATGCCGACGGTCTTGCCAGCGGAAACCTTGAAAGTAGGATTCTGTTGTCCATTCACGTCGGCAAAATAGTTGTCGTACATGTGGATCTCTACTATCGTCTCTAACCGCTTGGGCTTCGCATTCGCAGGCGTATCAGCAGCCTTCGGATGGGCTGCCGCCACGGCAACCTGGCAAGCTGCCGTCGTGAGGATCAGCAACGCCGCACTTGCGCCGAGCGTAAGTCCCTGTACCCACTTCATTACACTACCTCCTTGTCCTGATACCCACGGTAGCAAGCATCACGGAGTACAACATCCTCCCACAGGGGTGATTTCGGGGGTGAGGAAGAGGTGAGAACACTAAGACAAAACGGCCAGGAGGCTCCTGGCAAGACTGAGGCGCGGGGGGGGGCGCTCTAAACGGGAGAGGACCGCATGGCGTGGGTGTCAATAGACCCGGGAAGGAGCGGCGTTCAGCGCAGGAGGCCCCGGCGCATGGCGTATTCCACCAGGTCGGCGCGCGTGTGCAGGCCCAGCTTCTGATAGATATGCAGGCGGTGCGTCTTCACCGTGTTCAGTCCGAGCACCAGGCGCTCGGCGATCTCCTGGTTCGTCAGGCCCTGAGCGATAAGCCTGAGCACCTCCTCCTCGCGGGGCGTCAGCGGCTCCCGTGGAGGGCTGTCCTTGCCCGTCTTCTCCCGGTCCAGGTAATCGCGCAGAACCGTCCCCGCCAGCTTCGGCGGCAGATAGACGCCGCCCTCAGACACCGCGAAGATGGCGGACAGGAGCTCCTCGCCGCTGGCCCCTTTGAGCACGTACCCGGACGCTCCCGCCCGCAGCGCCTCGAAGAAGAAGGCCTCCTCCTCGTGCATGGTGAGGATGAGCACCTTCACCTCGGGGAACTGCGCCGTCACCGCGCGTGTGACCTCAAGCCCATTCATGTCGGGCATGGTGATGTCCAGCAGAGCGATATCCGGGCGCAGCCGACGGACCTCGTCCAGCGCCTTCCGCCCGGTGGTGGCCTGACCCACCACCTCAAGCTTCGGCTCCTCTTTCAGCAGCGCCACAAGGCCCTGAAGCAGCAGCGTGTGGTCGTCGGCTACGACGAGACGCACGCGCCGCTTCTCATCGGCGGAGGTTTGGCCAGCGCCCGACGGCTCCCCGGAATGTCCCTGAGTGCTCATCTCACGCACTCCCGCTTCCGCCCTCGGCGGATGGGGGCAGGGCCTGGGTCTCCACGGCGGGAGACAGCGGAATGCGGACCTCCACGGTGGTACCCTCACCCGGGGCGCTCAGGATGCGGACGTGGCCACCCACGAGGGAGGCCCGTTCCTGCATCCCCGCAAGGCCCAGCCCCCTCCCGCTGTCGGGGTCGGGGACCACCGCCGTCGGGTCAAAGCCCCGCCCGTTGTCATGCACGATCATAACGATGCTCCCGCTCTCGCGCTGGAGCGTCACCTCCACCCGGCTGGCGGCGCTGTGCCGCGCGATGTTGTGGATGGCCTCCTGGGCCACGCGGAACAGTACCAGCTCCATCTCGGCGGGCAGCCGCGGCTCCGTCTGGCCCTGAATGGCGACCTCAACACCCAGGGGCCGCAGAGTGCGCTCCGCCACCCATTGTAGCGCGGGAATAAGCCCAAGTTGGTCCAACACGCCCGGGTGAAGCGCGGCGATGACCCTTCTGAGGTCAGCCACGACGCGCCCGACCATCTCCTGGGCCTGGGCGATGCGCTCCTTTGCCGCCTGGTCGGTGGAGGAGCGGGCCAGCCGCTCCAGGTCGAGGCGCAGCGCGGTGAGCGACTGGCCCACCTCGTCGTGCAACTCGTACGAGATGCGCCGCCGCTCTTCCTCCTGGGCGGCGAGGGCGCGGCGCAGAAGCCGGTGGGCCAGCGCTTCCTGACGGCGGAGCGCCTCGGTGCGCTCCTTGACGCGCGTCTCCAGCGTCTCGCTGAGGCGGGCCAGTTCCCGAATATTGTGAAGCAGGCTGCGGCGCATCTGCTCCAGAGCGTCAGCCATCTGGCCGATTTCGCCGCCCTCCGCGGCCTCCAAGGGCACCTGCAGGTCGCCCCCCGCGATGCGCTGCGCGGCCTGCGTCAGCCGCTGCACCGGCCGCACCAGCCAGCGGGTGGCCAGCAAAGCAATCCCCCAGATGGCAATCAGCACGATCAACCCCAGGAGCGCAAGGCCGGAGCGCAAACGCTGCACCGCGGCAAACGTCTCGGCCTCGTCGCCGCCCACGGCAACGCCCCACGGGGCCTCCTCAAGGGGAGCGATAGCCATCACGTGCGTGTGGCCCATCGGTTCCCCTGGCATGTTCAATTCGAAGGGTACCGTCGCCACCTCCGGCGCGTGCGCAGCCAGCGCCTTGCGGTAGAAGCTGATGTGCTCGCCCTGAGAGAGAAACGGCAGAGCGAAGGTGGACTGAATCACCTGTCCCTGGGCGTCCACCAGGACCGCGTGGCCGGTATTTCCCGAACGCACAGCCTGCTGCAAAGGCGACATGATCTCCGACCCGTCCATGGCCACCAGTCCCACCAGCATGCCGCGCAGCTTGCCATTGGCTCCCGGCAGCGGGACGGTGACAGCCGTCACGGGACGATCACCCTGGTCCAGGAAAGGCCCGGAGACGCCCCACGGATGCGACTGGACAGCCGCAGAGATGTAAGGGTTGTGGGAGAGGTCCGTGCCGGGCGGGTAGTCGGCGCTCGGATGCGCAAGCACCACCCGCTCCTGCGCGTCCAGAAACAGGATGGCGGCGAAGATGTTGGACTGTATGTAGGTTTGGACGAGAATGTGAGCCTCGTCCGTGCGGTCGGGAATGGCAGGGTCGAAGTCGGCCAGGCGTTGCGCCTGGCCCAACTCGAAGAGCGCCCGCCGCAGCACGCCGTCAACTTGACGGGCGACCATCTGGGCGATGACCAGGCGCTCTTCCCTAATGCGCTGGCTGCTGCCTTCGAGCGCCCACTCGCCCAGGGCGGTGAACGTGCCAAAGAGGGCCAGCACCCCCGCACTGAGCACCAGGGCCGCCCGCGGCCACAGCCCCAGACTCCACCACCAGCGTCGCAATACCCGCATAGGTACTACTTTACACCCGCCGCGCCGCGTCCGCGCGAGAAGGCGATGACGCCCCTGTCTCCCTCTTCGCGGCGGACACCTACAGCCCCGCCTCCTTGAACACCTTGGCCCGCGCCATGTAGTTGCGCTCCACCCGCGCAATCATCGCTTTGTGCTTCTCGGTGACCGGCCCCTTTGGCTGCGCGGGCACGCCCATCATCACCGTGCC
This Dehalococcoidia bacterium DNA region includes the following protein-coding sequences:
- a CDS encoding HAMP domain-containing protein gives rise to the protein MRVLRRWWWSLGLWPRAALVLSAGVLALFGTFTALGEWALEGSSQRIREERLVIAQMVARQVDGVLRRALFELGQAQRLADFDPAIPDRTDEAHILVQTYIQSNIFAAILFLDAQERVVLAHPSADYPPGTDLSHNPYISAAVQSHPWGVSGPFLDQGDRPVTAVTVPLPGANGKLRGMLVGLVAMDGSEIMSPLQQAVRSGNTGHAVLVDAQGQVIQSTFALPFLSQGEHISFYRKALAAHAPEVATVPFELNMPGEPMGHTHVMAIAPLEEAPWGVAVGGDEAETFAAVQRLRSGLALLGLIVLIAIWGIALLATRWLVRPVQRLTQAAQRIAGGDLQVPLEAAEGGEIGQMADALEQMRRSLLHNIRELARLSETLETRVKERTEALRRQEALAHRLLRRALAAQEEERRRISYELHDEVGQSLTALRLDLERLARSSTDQAAKERIAQAQEMVGRVVADLRRVIAALHPGVLDQLGLIPALQWVAERTLRPLGVEVAIQGQTEPRLPAEMELVLFRVAQEAIHNIARHSAASRVEVTLQRESGSIVMIVHDNGRGFDPTAVVPDPDSGRGLGLAGMQERASLVGGHVRILSAPGEGTTVEVRIPLSPAVETQALPPSAEGGSGSA
- a CDS encoding response regulator transcription factor encodes the protein MSTQGHSGEPSGAGQTSADEKRRVRLVVADDHTLLLQGLVALLKEEPKLEVVGQATTGRKALDEVRRLRPDIALLDITMPDMNGLEVTRAVTAQFPEVKVLILTMHEEEAFFFEALRAGASGYVLKGASGEELLSAIFAVSEGGVYLPPKLAGTVLRDYLDREKTGKDSPPREPLTPREEEVLRLIAQGLTNQEIAERLVLGLNTVKTHRLHIYQKLGLHTRADLVEYAMRRGLLR